The genomic segment CCGTTCAAGCCATTGACCCGCCGGTTCGACCCGTCTCTACGGCGAGGCAGTGACGACTTGCCTATGGACCATCCGAGGCTGAGGAAGAGGAACGTCAGCTCCGATTTCCCAGAACAGATTGCTTTAGCTCTCTCTACTCCAACCTCCATGTGGGTCTCATGGGTCACTGGTAAAGCCAAATTCTTGATtatatttctttgaattttcaATATTTGAAATCTCTAGGCTTTGAATTAGTCTAATTGAACTAGGATTTGTGAGATTTGTTCATATCCTTCTTCCTTTTCAGGTGATGCTGTAGTTGGAAAAGATGTGAAACCGCTTGATCCTAGTTCAGTTGCTAGTGAGGTTTGGTATGGGAAGgagaaaggaaaatatttgctaaaaatgaaagggaatgCAACAGTTTACAGTCAGTTGTATCCCTTTGACGGTCTCCTCAATTACACATCAGGCATCATACACCATGTCCTCATTGATGGTATTAATGATAAAGAGCAATTTCATTCATCTTTTTTGTGTAGAGTTTCTTATGTGTATGAATGAACCTTCGCAACTTTTCATTTTGTTATGCGCTGAGTATTACATTATTACCTTGCTTCTTAGTTCTATATATGCAGAGACAACTTGAAGTGTTAAAAGCTAGGCACCTAATTGTGAAAGAACTGTTAAAACACTCCCCATATTTAACATCGTGAACTTGTGTTGTGTGTATATTTTCCTTAGTAGAAACAAAGATGACATCTTCTGAGATGCCTTTATTCTATATTTGCGTTGGCTTGCCACtgtcaagattttgtttttgcagatatTGGTTGCAATGCCGATTGACTTGTAATATATTGTAGGTCTTGAACCAGATACCAAGTACTATTACAAGTGCGGCGACAGCTCTGTTCCTGCAATGAGCGAGGAGCTCTCTTTTAAGACTTTGCCACTGCCAAGCAAAGACGCATATCCTCATCGAATTGCCTTTGTTGGGGATTTGGGTCTTACCAGtaacacaaccaccaccatTGACCATTTGATGGAAAACGACCCTTCGATGGTTATAATTGTTGGGGACTTAACGTATGCAGACCAGTACCGTACAATTGGTGGCAAAGGAGTTTCATGCTTCTCATGTTCATTTCCCGATGCACCTATTAGGGAGACGTATCAACCTCGCTGGGATGCCAGGGGAAGGTAAACCTTACTATCTCTGGGTTAACAAGTTGGATTTGAAGATATGTGTGTTGGTCCTGCTCCGCTTTCTGTCAAGTTGTTCGACAATATGTTAAGAGTGAATAATACTGTGCATaggaaaaaaagttatatacttGGAGGTTTTGGTGGCAAATCTTTGATTTGTGTTCAGGTTCATGGAACCACTAACCTCCAAAGTCCCAACGATGGTCATTGAAGGAAACCATGAGATTGAGCTTCAAACTTCCGGAATCACCTTTAAGTCATATTCTGAAAGGTTTGCAGTTCCTTCAAGTGAGAGTGGCTCCAACACCAACTTCTACTATTCTTTTGATGCGGGAGGAGTGCATTTCGTTATGTTGGGTGCATATGTTGATTATAATCACACTGGTAAATTTATGGATACTTGCAGtctcttttctttggtttcaGCAAAgcacttgtttgttttgttcccTGATTAATGAGGAAGATTTCTGGTTCTCCTACTTCAATCAGTCTCATTTTTATGAATACTTAATGTGTTATTTTAGGAGCACAATATGCATGGCTAAAGGAAGACTTGTCTAAAGTTGATCGCGCAGTGACACCATGGCTGGTTGCAACAATGCATCCGCCTTGGTACAACAGCTACTCCTCGCACTACCAAGAGTTTGAATGCATGAGACAGGAAATGGAAGAGCTTCTTTACCAACACCGTGTCGACATTGTGTTTGCAGGACATGTGAGTTCTCTATTTTTCTTGGTGAAATGGAAATTTAATAGTCTTTGATTTCTTCCtgttgttgttgaatatcttGTCATTGTTTGTTTGAAACAGCCATGTTGTAGTAGCGAAGTCGAATTATAGTGATATAGAAATGTTATactgttgttcttcttctatgGTATGATTAAAAATGGCGTTTATTGCTACTGAAGGTACATGCATATGAGAGAATGAACCGCATATACAACTACACATTAGACCCGTGTGGGCCAGTTTACATAACTATAGGAGATGGTGGTAACATTGAGAAAGTTGATGTGGACTTTGCGGATGACCCTGGGAAGTGTCCTTCTCCTGAAGACAACATCCCCGAGATAGGAGGATCATGCCCTTTAAATTTTACTTCTGGCTCTGCAAAAGGAAAGTTTTGCTGGGACAGACAACCTGATTGGAGCGCCTTCAGAGAGAGCAGCTTCGGCCATGGAATCCTTGAGGTATATCTTCATATGTTTAATAAGAAAGAGTGATTCTCTTTTATGCGACAAGAGCTGACCATTAGAATGTGTTGTTCATATAGGTCATGAATTCAACGCACGCCCTGTGGAGATGGCAAAGGAATCAAGATGTCTATAGGGACGACATCGCTGGTGACCAAATTTACATTGTCCGTCAACCAAATGTCTGCATTTCCCTGAAATTTCGAGGTACTAGAGCAATATATCTATACTGCGTACCTCTGTGGTCTATATAGGTACAAGTTGTTCAATGAAAACTAATCCATATGACATTTTAACATATTTGGCTTGCTGAAATGGGAAGCAGgcgaagaaagagagaaatcagGCGGCAACAAGTCTAGGTTTTCCTCTCCCACATTACTAATGTTCATATGTATACTCTTCATGTTTGGTACTTCTAGGTCCATTGTTTTTCGACATGTTAAATAAAATACGGGTATAACgatcataatttattttgtgataaATCGGAATTTGCTTTGAGCCTCTTTGTCATTTTTGGTTATGAACTCTACTCTAAGTGGTTAATTATTGCTGAGAAATCAAGCCCAAACACTCTGTGTTCTGCGTAAACTGTAGTGTTATGCCCATAACTTGGTATCCCAGGTAATCTTTGAACGCTGGGAGAATTCCCCttcatttttgtgtttatggcCTCTTCTTGGGTATTTAAATTCTTTGGTATGCCGATACTTGCATCCTGATTTGAATATTTCTTAATTCAAATTTAGATTTGCATTATCTACATATGTAAGCACTTGATGAGGCAGAATATAAAGACCAACTATAGCCATGGGTGATTTAGCGTTTTTCAGGTAAGACTTGTTACATGAATCCCTCAATGAGTTAATACTTCATTATCACATGAGTTGCTAAGTACTGCTCATTTGTAGTACAGTAGTACCTATTGCTTTTGACAGATCACTTCAGTGACTTGTGTGTAGAATCTTCCTAACAAATCACGAGGAAGGTGCCTCTTGCTCAACATGCCATTGCATTTTCCAAAATATTCATTGAGTCATAACCAGTGCTCCAAAGAGCCTCAGGTTAGTGTCACATGGAGTAGTGGAAACGGTGATATCAATCTATTTACATGCCATGAATTTCTTCACCGGGTTTTAAGTTTGTAAAGTAGTTTGCATTTTCTGCATCCAAAACTGTCAAGATCAGAACAGCCTTGCTGGTTGAATAGTTAATAGTCTTGTACTCAATAGCCAGGAATGAGGAAGATTCTGTTTGAATAATGGTGGCATAGTTTTTAAACccagacaaaaaaaatctttctcgTCATCCTATCCTATCCCGTTATAGGCCAGCCTAATTAGATCTCCACTGTTTTAACCTATCGCTTACATGAATATTTTGCATCACTTGTCTTGTTCTATGAGCATTGGCTCCAATTATGTAAAACTCCCTGAAACATAATGTTCAAATTCCATATCATTGAATCTGTTTAAAACATTTTGTGTGGCTATGCTAGTGTAGAAAGAACTTGTGTTATATAAGTAGTCGgataataatagaaattttttatCTTGAAGATGCATTAGCTGCTGGTAATGTGAAGAGTGTAAGATGACCATTTGATGTCACTAACATTAAGGGAAAATGTATATAACTGAGAAGAATCTCTCCCTTTTCGTTGTGTAGTTTCCTGAGAAATGCGACGGTTGATGTGATCCCATTGTTGGAGTTTGGATGCGATCGAAAAGATTGACGCCAAGGTTCAGAGGAGGCATACGCGTGTAAGATAGTCAGACGTCAAACTGATCCCTCAACACATTCAGTTTGGTGGAGTATTTAAGGATAACATTCTCCACTCCTGCGAGGCCGGCGCTACAGTAAACAGGTGCAAGCTGATCTGATCAAAGAAGCAGTTCTGAGATATAGTTCCGTTGCTTCGCTAGCCATAAAAAGCAAGCTGCCAACATGAGATTGACTGGTTTGATCAGGTGTTACAGAGTTTGAGACTTATTGGAAATGAGCCATTTTTTGCTCCAAGTCCTCGTTAGAGTTATTCCCGTACTTTCGAATGTTGGTAGCTTTTGAAATGATCTAAATCTTTtggtgtttggtttggttagtgaatgtttctagccaaatttaattttctttgttgagATAGTGTTTGTGCGGTGCTTCATTGGCTTGTTTTTGATATCATATACTTCGAAAAAGTTCCAAGTTTTCTGAAATCATGAAAATACAAATCTGGTAGGGACTGGCCAGCGATGCTTAGAGCCATCCttagtcccaaaaaaaaaaaaaaaaaNNNNNNNNNNNNNNNNNNNNNNNNNNNNNNNNNNNNNNNNNNNNNNNNNNNNNNNNNNNNNNNNNNNNNNNNNNNNNNNNNNNNNNNNNNNNNNNNNNNNNNNNNaaaaaaaaaaaaaaaaaagatgaatatagAAAAATGGGTCTAAATTTCGAAAACTCATGAAATTTTGGGATCTAATATATGGTGCTTATGCCATGGGTCGGTCGGAACTGTCTGGATCCACCGATACTGCTTGTCTCACCAAGACTTGTCGTTGCTATTGTCTTGGTCATTAAATTTTGCCTTCCCTTCTGCACTACTTCCTCCACCTCTGCTACTTTCTCCACGGCTGTAGTAGCTTCGTCCTTCTCCACCGCTGCTTCTGGTGTCATAATCATACTTCACGCGCTTCCCGGAAAGAGTACGGGATATGTTTGCTGCAATCTGTTGTTGTGTCGTCATCTCCAAGGAAGACTCACGAGTACGGGATCCGTTCGCTGCtatctgttgttgttgtggccTGACTGGCGTCATCCCCAAGGAAGACTCCTCACGGATGCGGGGTGTCTTTGCTGCTATCTGCTGTTGTGTCGTCATCTCCATGGAAGACTCACGCAAAGGTACGTTAAACCTCGAGGAGAAAGTTGATCTAGTTGGATCCGGTAGTATCCTAGTACCAAGTTGTCGCCCAAGAGATGAAAGCTCAGATCTACGCCTGACCGGTGCGGGTATACGAACACCGCCCATGAGTGGCTGAACTATCGGCATATTGAAACTTGGCCGAGTTGGAGTGCTGCGTGCAAACAACCATTCACTTTGTTCCACTCGCTTACAAGTTGGACACTGCATCTTATTCTTTACATTGAACGCAGAACCAATGCAATCTAATTGATgtcataagaaaaaaacaaaacaaaactaattagcTTTTGTTACCAACACACGCGAGTACATATGCATGATCTATgtttaaagaaacaacaaatcatcagaaagaaaaaatttcaattattttttttcagcaaGATATTCAGctaaaaaaatctcataataaTTAGGACAATTTTGGTCAATTTAGATAATATAGACGACCAATGATATCACTCATGTCTTATCTAAACAATATTATGTTTACaaccacaaaaaacaaaaaacaaaacttacggAGATGATAGGGATGGCCACATCGAAGCATCACAGGGGTTCGATCATCATCAGCCAATGACTCCAAACAAATCCTACACTCATCATCGTCAACAAGTTTGACGTTGTTGTCGAAAGcaacttgtttgctttcgttaACGTTGGTCCCGTCACCCATACTCATGGAATAATCTTACTGAAACAAATCTTAAGCAACGACACTCATACCAAATCTACCcccaaagaaagaagaagaaattttctGTATTCTTTGAGAGAAGCAAAGGAACAAACTCTGTGAAAACTTCACAATGGAACTCAAGTTTAAATAGACcaattttgtttagttatatCTAGATATTTACATAAATTAGCTAAATTATGTGACATTTTACACATATGAGGTTTATTAGTTGTTTATCTTAAATAACTAACAACCAAcatataacaaaaattttaaaatatttcgcGCCAATTGCCTTTGTATTTAATAGGCAACGGCTATTTAAAGTATTTCGCTTTAATTTATATCTAACGACTATTGTACGTTAATCAAATCTAAGAGATtttaaccaatatatatatatatatatatatatatatatatatatctaagagaCATGTAACATTGTTTTTGGTCAATTTGGGTTTGGGTCTTTTTGAAATTGGAGacatttcaaaaattaatatttttaagtctaaaatatgtaattatttataatgaaagggttattatactaaaattttcttttacagctgtcaaattaaaaattaatattagaaaagaaaaactgtaTAAAATATCTTTCTTTGAAGATGAATTacttgaaaagtaaaaaatacatAGAATAAATTTGTCCTTAGTGGGAGTGAaggtttcttatatttttttcttaaaaatgttattttgttttattttattgaaaacttTCTCAATATGCCTtactatattataaatacattaaaatgttattatgttAATTATGTTCTACAGCTGTCaattaaattcattaatatttttttttttgtttttaaagggAAGCAATTGTAAATATCCATATTCAAAGATGAACTACATGACAAAGTGAAATATATGTTTCCTTAGtaaagataattttttctttaaatgtatatttatataagaaaaatatttacgagtatgaaagaagaaaaaaaaagaaaagaaaaaaaaaaaaaaaaaaatttacgagtatatatggaaaacaaagaagttaagcaataaaaaaatctatccGAGGCAAAAAAATTCCAATAGGCAATAGCTAAACAATTTTGCAATACATGCAGTcaggttacaacttacaactatgcattaaaaaaatattttatttgttatagtGATTATAATGACCCCATATtacaacacaaaataaaattaaaagttcaAGTACATGTTACCTCCAAATACGCTTTCTTCACTTGGCTAGTGGTAAAAAACATAATTGCCACAGGAGAAAAGATGCAACGCTGGAACCAACCGgtcaacacatgtattttttgCAGTCATCCTCTGGAGACAAGAGAACATCTGTTCTTCCAATGCCCGTTCACAACACAGGTCTGGGAAGCTTTAGTTCAAAAGCTACTTGCTGACAAGTTTACCAACCGCTGGCAAGATATCATGACTTTACTAGCTGGGCGTATATTGGACAAGACCAAGAGATTACTTGTGGGATATGCATTTCAAAGCACGATCCACTCTATATGGAGAGAGAGGAACAACTAACGACATGTAGAAACTCCTTCCCCAGCTGAGAAGATCGTGAGATTCATAGACAAGACGGTCCACAACCGGTTAAGTACAATTCAGGATGATGGAGGCTCAAGCATCCAAATTTGGTTTGAAGCAAGATTCTATTAAGTTGTGatccttttttttctaaaaagttttaaaacatttccTATCCAAGCATTGTaaactgtttattttttttttgaatataatttaacattatattcaaaaaaaaagtacatgaaACAAAAAAGCCCAAATACATTACTAGGAGGTTATATACGTCATAGaattttaaatccaaatttacatgaAAAAGCCATGACTTTTAAAGTCTTAAAGTAAAAGAAGattaacctaattttttttttgttcttaaccTCTTCCATATTTTAGAATTAACTTTTATAAAGAGATAATACATAACATGATATAAAGATAtctaagaaaaaatatcaacagTAACAATATTACTTTAGAAACAacttttaacaatatttttcattgaaaacctttttttttttggtttaatgttttgtaccaataaaaaagattttacattttacagtgaaacccaaaaataaaacataccaAACTCTAATAAAGAGAGAGCAATGGaacattatacaaaataaataggAGCTGAGCCACACTTAAAGTGGGCTTGTGATACAACCAAAATAGTAACCAAGGAGAGAGACAGCAGCGGCAGGATCCTCCGGCGAGAAGGATATGAGACGGTGACGCATCGTACGATTGACAGTAGTCTTTGTAGCATGGAGGGTACAAGATTCAGTCGAGAAAATTCTCCGATTCCTTTCCTTCCAAATCATGTAGACCGATGTTTGGAGGAGAAGTTTGAGAATCTTGCTAGCAAAATGGGGAGGATTTGAAGTGACCCCCAAAACCCATGAAGCAGCTGATGATAAGGAGGTCGGCGGGTTTGGAGAGATCCTTCCCGCAAGAGCCACCCAGATTGCTCTGGAGAAATCACATTGAAAGAATAAATGGGTATGGGTGTCCAGACCTGAGTTGCACAGAACACAGGCATTAGAGACATTTATCCCCCAATTTCGCAACCTATCCCTCGTGTTTAGTCTTCCAAGGGTTGCCAACCAATGGATGAATGAAAACCGAGGGATAGCTTCCTTAAACTAAACAGCTTTACACAATGGAATGCGAGGTGAACCGTCCCTGATTTGCAACCACATACCTTTGGAAGAGAATTTACCATTGAAGGACCCTGAAGCTTGTTTCCATTGGTAGCAGTCAAGGCCGCGAGATGGATCTGGTGGTGGGGTGGAAGATAGACAAATGAGTAATTGCTCCACTTGGAAAGACCTTGCATTGGGGAAAAACCATTGCCCTTCACGCGTAGCTTCCCAAACGGTAGCTTCTTTGCGTATGCGAAGTTCTCTGGGACCCAAAGGACCAAAGAAATCTATTAGAGGCCCGAAGTTCGTCCAGGAATCATACCAGAAGGATGCTCTCATCCCATCCCTGACTTGACACCTTATCAAATTCTTGAAAATAGGTTTCAGCTCAATCATCTTTCTCAAATTCCAGAACAAACGAGGGGTAGGTTCCATCCACCAGTAGTTCCGGCGACCAAAGATATTGTGGCCGAGTCACATGACCCACAGAGAACCAGGACgagcaaataaaaatcaaacctgCTTCAGTCTGAAGACTGTTGCAAAGTCCTCAAGGGACCGTAATCCTAGACCACCCTCCTCCTTCATTTTACACAGGTCCTTCCATGAAACTCTGGCTCCTTTCGCATAAGAAGTTGCATTTTTCCACA from the Camelina sativa cultivar DH55 chromosome 12, Cs, whole genome shotgun sequence genome contains:
- the LOC104732337 gene encoding purple acid phosphatase 23 isoform X1 encodes the protein MLEAIKSQNTSRVNVRSMNQPPGPMTMTMPLLMMIALTSLSLLLASGEPILTTLDGPFKPLTRRFDPSLRRGSDDLPMDHPRLRKRNVSSDFPEQIALALSTPTSMWVSWVTGDAVVGKDVKPLDPSSVASEVWYGKEKGKYLLKMKGNATVYSQLYPFDGLLNYTSGIIHHVLIDGLEPDTKYYYKCGDSSVPAMSEELSFKTLPLPSKDAYPHRIAFVGDLGLTSNTTTTIDHLMENDPSMVIIVGDLTYADQYRTIGGKGVSCFSCSFPDAPIRETYQPRWDARGRFMEPLTSKVPTMVIEGNHEIELQTSGITFKSYSERFAVPSSESGSNTNFYYSFDAGGVHFVMLGAYVDYNHTGAQYAWLKEDLSKVDRAVTPWLVATMHPPWYNSYSSHYQEFECMRQEMEELLYQHRVDIVFAGHVHAYERMNRIYNYTLDPCGPVYITIGDGGNIEKVDVDFADDPGKCPSPEDNIPEIGGSCPLNFTSGSAKGKFCWDRQPDWSAFRESSFGHGILEVMNSTHALWRWQRNQDVYRDDIAGDQIYIVRQPNVCISLKFRGEEREKSGGNKSRFSSPTLLMFICILFMFGTSRSIVFRHVK
- the LOC104732337 gene encoding purple acid phosphatase 23 isoform X2, with the translated sequence MLEAIKSQNTSRVNVRSMNQPPGPMTMTMPLLMMIALTSLSLLLASGEPILTTLDGPFKPLTRRFDPSLRRGSDDLPMDHPRLRKRNVSSDFPEQIALALSTPTSMWVSWVTGDAVVGKDVKPLDPSSVASEVWYGKEKGKYLLKMKGNATVYSQLYPFDGLLNYTSGIIHHVLIDGLEPDTKYYYKCGDSSVPAMSEELSFKTLPLPSKDAYPHRIAFVGDLGLTSNTTTTIDHLMENDPSMVIIVGDLTYADQYRTIGGKGVSCFSCSFPDAPIRETYQPRWDARGRFMEPLTSKVPTMVIEGNHEIELQTSGITFKSYSERFAVPSSESGSNTNFYYSFDAGGVHFVMLGAYVDYNHTGAQYAWLKEDLSKVDRAVTPWLVATMHPPWYNSYSSHYQEFECMRQEMEELLYQHRVDIVFAGHVHAYERMNRIYNYTLDPCGPVYITIGDGGNIEKVDVDFADDPGKCPSPEDNIPEIGGSCPLNFTSGSAKGKFCWDRQPDWSAFRESSFGHGILEVMNSTHALWRWQRNQDVYRDDIAGDQIYIVRQPNVCISLKFRGEEREKSGGNKSRFALSTYVST